From Psychroflexus torquis ATCC 700755, the proteins below share one genomic window:
- a CDS encoding carbohydrate kinase family protein, which yields MLNNQLDIICVGEALVDFIGHEIGSISKTTNYQRHLGGSPTNVSLNLAKLKLKVALVATLGKDGLGDYILEGLQASNIDVSNVSISVLKPTSVIFISKTDATPEFIPYREADHEIILSQFKDVSFSGIRVFHTTCFALSKNPARETILKMAKKAYLLNCKLSIDLNYSNIIWPNKQEAISTLETFCAFNPLIKISEDDKRRLLGNISDDIMFEYFHKLGVDTICYTKGSKGVKLSVKGEKIIHMEALKIEKVVDATGAGDAFWSGFLYSYIRNYNYTNCLKFGLKLASLKLQSLGSSSFNPNIGEDFFQNNA from the coding sequence ATGTTGAATAACCAACTAGATATTATTTGTGTAGGAGAAGCTTTAGTCGATTTTATCGGCCATGAAATAGGGAGTATTAGCAAAACCACCAATTATCAGCGCCATCTGGGAGGGTCGCCTACTAATGTATCTTTGAATTTAGCAAAATTAAAATTAAAAGTTGCTTTAGTCGCAACTTTAGGTAAGGATGGTTTGGGCGATTATATTTTAGAAGGACTTCAAGCTTCAAATATAGATGTTTCAAATGTTAGTATTTCAGTATTGAAGCCAACGAGTGTTATTTTTATTTCGAAGACAGATGCAACTCCGGAATTTATTCCCTACCGGGAAGCAGATCACGAAATTATTCTGAGTCAATTTAAAGATGTTTCCTTTTCGGGGATAAGGGTGTTTCATACCACCTGCTTTGCTTTGAGTAAAAACCCAGCGAGAGAGACTATACTAAAAATGGCCAAAAAGGCTTATTTGTTAAATTGTAAGTTGAGTATAGATCTCAATTACTCCAATATAATTTGGCCAAACAAACAGGAAGCAATTTCAACTCTTGAAACGTTCTGCGCATTTAATCCCTTAATTAAAATTAGTGAAGATGATAAGCGACGTTTACTGGGCAATATTTCCGACGACATAATGTTTGAATACTTTCATAAATTGGGAGTTGATACTATTTGTTATACGAAAGGAAGTAAAGGTGTGAAATTGTCTGTAAAAGGAGAAAAAATAATACATATGGAGGCCCTTAAAATTGAAAAAGTGGTGGATGCTACCGGAGCTGGAGATGCCTTTTGGTCTGGCTTTTTATATTCTTATATTAGGAATTATAATTATACCAATTGTTTAAAATTTGGTTTGAAGTTAGCTTCTCTAAAGCTCCAATCCCTAGGGAGCTCTAGTTTTAATCCTAATATTGGAGAGGATTTCTTTCAGAATAACGCATAA